The genome window CTTGTCTTTATGGATATTTTTATGCCTGAGCAGGATGGCATCATTACGTTAGGAAAGATTCGTGAAGAACATCTTCCAGTTGACGTTATCGCTGTGACCGCAGCTAATGATATGCCAACTGTGCAGCGAATTTTACACTTAGGTGTCTATGATTATATTATGAAACCCTTTACGTTTGAACGAATTGAGCAAACTTTAATGAATTATCAAGCGTATAAAAAGAAAATAAGTGACATGCAAGATCTAACACAACATGATGTTGATCATCTAATGCAACAGCGTATATCTGAGCAAATAGCTGTTCCTTCAGTTACTGAAACAATTATAATTAACGAGCTACCAAAGGGTTTTAACCGAGCAACATTAGATAAAGTGCTTGCCTATATTCAAGAAAGCAACGAAGCGGTATCAGCGGAGGAAGTATCCACGTACATAGGAACAGCCCGTGTAACGGCTCGACGTTACTTAGATTTTTTAGAAAAGCAAAATTTATTAAAGGTGGATATACAATATGGAAGTGTGGGACGTCCGATCCATCGATACTATATTTAGAGAATGAGCGTACCTATGAGTATTGAATAAAGGGTACGCTTTTTTCTTGATGTCGATATTTTTAATAAGTTGGGCGATAAATCACTGAAAAGTATCGATAAACAAGAGAAAATTCTTGATAAATCTCTCAATATTGCTTCTTGTCGTTTACTTGAAAAACGAGGCATGCAAAAAGTACAGGTGTTAGAAAGATTCGGTCATGAACAAACTGTATATGGATTGATATGAAGTAGAAAGGGAAATACAGAAAATATCATTGATTTCAAAACTTATGGGGAGTAGGTTTAGCACATGTTTAACGTTCGAAAAGAGGCATTGTTGAAATTTTTGAAAATTCTATTTCCAATAGCACTTTTAGCAATAGCAATTTATGAAATTCTACAAACGATAAGTGGGATAGATGTTCATTTACTTCGCAAAGAAGTGAATGAATTGCAGATATGGGAGCTCTTATTTATTCTTTTTATCACCTTCTGTGCTATTACACCGATGATTTTTTATGATGTTATTTTAGTGAAAATATTGGGAATCAAAATAAATAACCGTATTTTACTGAATCATTCATTTATTGTGAATACCTTCTCAAATCTTATTGGTTTTGGTGGTTTAGTTGGTGTATTTCTGCGTAATTATTTCTATTCGAAATATAAAGAGGATAAGGAATACTTGTTAAAAACCATTGCCTCCGTAACACTCTTTTATTTAACAGGGATTTCTTTGTTAGTTTGGATTATGTATATATTCTTCTGGGACTTCCCATTGCTGAAAGAAGTACGGTGGTTATCGATTGCAGTCATTCTTGTCAGCTTATATGTTCCGGTTTTTATTGCTATGCACATCATTCGCTATAAAAAAACGAGTTCTTTAAATCCAAAGATAGCTCTTCAATTGATAGTAACTTCAGTAGCTGAATGGTTTGCGGTCTTTTTAGTTATCTGGATATTAACTTTTATTTTGAATATACCGATAGAATTATCCGCATTAATTCCAATATTTTTAATTGCTTCCAGTGCGGGAATAGTCAGTATGATACCTGGTGGAGTTGGCTCATTTGACCTTGTTTTTTTGTGGGGGACTCAAAGTGTAGGAATCGCTGATGAAAAAGTGCTGTTTCTATTAATTTTGTACCGGGTTGGTTACTTTGTGCTTCCATTTTTGGTTTCCTCTTTCTTATTTATAAAAGAATATTGGAAACGTTGGAATCAATCATGGGATGACTTGCCAAATGTTATTTTCCAGAGGCTTAGTCACATGTTGCTAACAATATTGGTTTTTATCTCTGGCATTGTGTTATTACTATCTGCGTCGGTGCCAGGTGTTTTAACTCGATTAAAAATAGCTCAGGAATTTTTATCCTCGCCAATCATGAATGTCTCTCATCAAATGACTGTTGCAGCAGGCTTTATTCTCTTAGGATTATGTAGGGGGATTAAATATAAAGTAAAAAGGGCATATCAGCTTACCATCATTGTACTCAGTAGTTCCGCTCTGTTTTCTATATTTAAGGGCCTTGACTATGAAGAAGCTATTTTTTTAATGATTGTCACAGGGTTGTTAATTGCGTCAAAAAAACAATTTTACCGTGAAAGTTATGTTTTGACATGGGGAATAGTCTTATTTGACCTTGCTGCAGTGACAATCATTACAGTGATGTATTTATTAATTGGTTATGTGAACTTACCTACTTCCAAAATTCATATTCCAGCTACTCTACAGGTCTATATCATTACAGATTACCGAGATCTATTTTATAGTGCTGTAATTGGCATCCTAATAGCAATTGTCATTTTTTATATAGGTTATTTTATCCGTGCACCTAAGAAAATGGAAAAGCTTTTGTCTAGTGAGCAAGAAGATACAATCAAAAATCATTTGATGACCTATAAAGGGACGGAGTATTCACACTTGATTTTTTTACATGACAAATTTGTCCACTGGAATGAAAAAGGTACAGTTTTATTTTCTTATCAAATATATGCTGATAAAATCGTTGTACTTGGAGATCCAGTAGGGAATGAATCTGATTTTTTATCTGCTATTCAGGAGTTTTTGGAATTGGCGGATAAGCATGGTTATACACCAGTCTTTTATGAAATTAACAATAAAATTTTTTCTTCTCTACATGAGCATGGTTATAGTTTTTTTAAGCTTGGTGAGGAAGCTTTTGTAGATTTAGAAAAATTTACACTTGTCGGTAAGGGGATGAAGGGGAGCCGAGCGATAAAAAATAAATTTGAACGAGAAAATTTTACATTGGAATTAATAAGCCCACCTTACTCACAGGAAGTAATGAATGAGTTGGAAGAAGTATCAATGAAATGGTTGCAGGGAAGGGCAGAAAAAGGCTTTTCTCTTGGCTTTTTTGATGAACACTATTTAAACACTTCCAAGATTGTCGTTTTACGTGGAGCAGAAGAAGTTATTGGATTTGCCAGTATCATGCCAATGTACGATAATGGCGAAAGAATCTCAGTAGACCTCATGCGTTTTAAACCGGGAGCACCATCTGGAACGATGGATTTCATTTTTCTATCGCTATTTGAATGGGCAAAAGCACAAGGCTATCGTGTTTTTAATATGGGGATGTCGCCATTGTCAAATGTCGGACAATCTAGGTATTCCTTTTTAAGTGAAAAAATTGCAGCACAAATATTTTTACATGGGCAGCACTTCTACCATTTTAAAGGATTAAAAAACTTCAAATTAAAATATGCAGATTTTTGGGAGCCAAAGTATGTAGCGTATCGAAAAAAATCTTCATTACCATTTACAATGGCACAAGTCACGCTATTAATTGGTAAAAGGAGGAGATAGGTAGCTGAGTTCTAACGCTGCTTGCTTAGAGAAGAATAGGAAGCTCAATAATCATTTTTAGGAGTCTGTGCTGCCAACATAATTAAGTATTAGTTGTACTAGCATAATTGCTTAGACGGAAGTATTCGCTTAGCCAAACCAAAAAAAGATGCATTGCAAAATTACTTTGCGATGCATCTTTTTTGATGGATTTTTATAGTGGGAAGAATGAAAAGAGCCGGAACCCGGACATCACTGAAAAAACATCGAACATCGCTGATAAAAGTATCAGAATCGCTGATAAACAACAAACATCGCCGGTAAAACCTCAAACATCGCCGGTAAAACCTCAAACATCGCCGGTAAAATCTCAAACATCGCTGATAAACAGCAAACAAAGCTGGTAGAAGAAAGAAATCAACGTTTCTAAAATTTATTTTTCGCGTTTTTAAGGTTCAGACCAGTTTTGTTTCAGCCTCGTTTGAATGGTATTCATTGAACTTCATTTCGCGATATGAGAAAATTGTAATTTCATATTTGATTTTCCATTGGCGCTTTGTAATAATAGAGAAAATTTTAGTTCTAGATGAAAAATTAAAACTTTTTAGGGGAGGAGCAGTTTGCGTATTCCGAATAAATTAACAGTAGGTGATGAGATACGTATTATCGCACCTAGTCGTAGTGCAGCAATTATTACAGTAGAAGGCGCTGAACAAACAAAGAAAAAGCTTGGAGAGTTAGGCTTTACGGTATCCTATGGGCGTCATATTTTTGAATGTGATCTTCAAAATTCAACATCGATTGAGCATCGAGTTGCTGACATTCATGATGCCTTTCACGATGAGAATGTAAAGGCTGTATTAACAGTCATCGGTGGTTTTAACTGTAATGAGGTATTACCCTATTTGGATTACGACATGATTGCAAATAATCCAAAAATATTTTGTGGTTTCAGTGATATCACAGCTTCAGCAACAGCTATTACAAAAAAATGTGGATTTATAACGTATTCAGGTCCTCATTTTTCTAGCTTTCGTATGGAACAGGCACAAGACTATCAGCTAATATATTTTCAACAATGTTTAATGAACAATACACCATATACGATTAAAGCATCAAGCGTTTGGAGTGATGATGCATGGTATTTAGATCAGCATAATCGTCATTTTGAAGCAGCTAGCTGGAAGGTGTATTCTGACGGAAAAGCAAGTGGACAATTATATGGCGGAAATTTATGTACGTTAAATCTACTTCAAGGTACACCGTATATGCCTGATTTATCAAATAGTATTTTATTTGTCGAGGATGATGAACTAGTTAATCCAGAAATATTTGCTCGAGATTTCACCTCATCAGTAATGGCAAACAACACTGCAGGGGTAGCATTATACGAAAAAATGGGATTTGAAATTGAGGGGACTAAAAGACATTCCTTATATGTTGATGGGGAATACATGGACGAATATTACATGTCGAAATTATTGTAATTCAAAAGGAGTGTTTGTATGAATCCAATAAGAAACAGTAGTAGTATAAATATTGGTATTTTTTCACCATCATCGCCAGCATCTGTCAGTGCACTTTCCCGATATAAGCGTGCAAAAGCTTTTCTTGAACAAAGAAATATAAACTTAATTGAAGGAGGTCTAACTGGTAAATCTGATATTTATCGCTCTGGCACTCCAAAAGAGCGTGCTGAAGAATTAAATGAATTACTACGAAATCCAAACGTCCACATCATAATGTCGACAATCGGTGGTACAAATTCAAATAGTGTGCTGCCGTATATCGACTATGAGGCGTTTCAAAACAATCCAAAAATCGTTGTTGGTTATTCTGATGCAACGACAATTTTACTTGCACTTTACGCAAAAACGGGAATTACAACTTTCTATGGTCCAGCTTTAGTTCCTTCCTTTGGTGAGTTTGAGCCATTAGTTAATGATACATATCAATTCTTCGAGAACTACTTCTTTAAATCACAAGCATTACCTTACGAAATTCCGATGCCTACTTATTGGTCAGATGAACCTGTCAATTGGCTAGAAAAAACGGTAGAAAAAAAGTTATATAAGAATGAATGGGTGACGGTTCGAGAAGGAGTTGCTGAAGGTAGGTTAATTGGCGGCAATGTAAATGCTATGTATGGATTCATTGGTACACCTTATTTTCCGAATATTAAAAATGGAGATATCTTATTAATTGAAGATTGCGGTAAAAATACAGCTATCGTTGAGAAAAATTTTGCGATGCTGAAATTACACGGAGTATTTGAAAAAATAAGTGGCATTATTTTAGGTAAGCATGAATGTTATGATGACTTAGAAACAGGGCGTATACCATATGAAGTTCTGCTTGAACAGTTAGACGGCATCGATATCCCAATCTTAGCAGAATTTGATATATGTCATACACATCCGATGCATCCAATTGCTATAGGAAAACAGGTGAGATTAGATGCAACGGCCAAAAAAGTCTATTGTATCGAGAATTGGTTATAAGCCCTGCTTTTTTGCAATTAGAGTTTGAGAGGGGATATTTTAAGGCTTAAGCGAGATAATGAACATTAATGCAAGCACTATTAGGGGATTTATATTGTTAAAAAGGTTTACTCAAATGATAGGTGATATATTCAGATGATTTTATTTTTCATGAATTTACATTAAAAATGAGTGTTCATTATCGAATGTTTGAGATGATATTTTGTTTAAACGTATGCCATGTTAATCAGTTGATTGAAGCGGTGACTGGTGACTCCTTGGGATCAGCAATAGAGGAACGAAGGCTAAAACCATCACGTCCTGTGATAACGTCTTCGTGACTAACATCGTGTTAGCCTAATGCCCCCAGGAAGCTCTGCTCTGTGCGAAAGCGTAGCGGCAGCAACAATGTTTTATCTGTGCGAAAGCGAAGCGACAGCAACAAAGCGCCCAGTCGTACAACCCACGCTATGGTGATGATATCAAAACATAGAAAAAGGGCGCTCCTGTAAAGGAGAGCCCTTTTTTACATGTATTTATTAATCTTCTTCAATATCTTTTCGGTTTTTCTTTAACATTTTAGATAACATTTCATATACGATTGGTACAACTACTAATGTTAATAGTGTTGAAGATAGTAAACCACCGATTACTGTAATCGCTAGGTCTTTTGAAATTAGACCACTGCCACCACCGCCGAGTGCCATTGGAACCATCGCACCGATTGTGGCTATGGCTGTCATTAGAATTGGGCGTAAACGAGTTGCACCTGCTTCTAAAATGGCCTCTCGCATAGCGAGTCCGTCACGTTCCATATGGATAATACGGTCTACTAATACGATGGCATTAGTCACAACGATACCAATGAGCATTAATAGTCCCATCATAACAGAAACAGAAATGGTTTGACCTGTGACGAACAAGCCGACAAATGCACCAATTACTGCGAATGGTAGTGAGAACAGAATAGCGAATGGTGCTAACCCTTCACCAAATGTTACTACTAGGATGAAGTAAACGATAGCAATTGCAGCTAACATAGCAATTCCAAGCTTTGTAAATGTTTCTTGCATATCTGCAGCCACACCAGCTACGCCAGTCGTTACACCTTTAGGTAAATCTAATTTATCGATCTTTTTATCAGCAGCAGAAGTTGCTTTTGAAATATCGTCGCCGATAATCGTACCAGACACTGTTGCGAAATATTCACCTTTAGAGCGAGATAATGTGTTAAGTGTAGTGCCTTCTTCTACATCTACTAATTCGCCAATTGTCATTGTTGTACCTAAGGCTGTTTTGATTTCAGTAGCTAATACATCATCAAGAGATAATGCTGCTGCCTTTGCTTCATGCTGTACAATGACATCAATATCTTCACCGTCATACTTGACTGATGTTAAAACTTCTGATGAAGTGTTTGAATTCAATGCCATGACGATTTGAGCCGTCGTTAAACCATATTGTAGAACATTTTTCTGATCTACTTTTAAGGTATGTTCAACATATGGATCTTCATTATCAGACTTAATGTCTTCTAGACCATCAACTTCTTTTAATGCGCCTTCTACTTGCTTCACTGCTTTACGAAGCTTATCTAAGTCCTCGCTATATAATGTGTAGCTTACTTCATTTGAAGACATAGACATAGCTGAGAAGTCTTGAGTTTTCCATTCTCCTGATTGACCGATGTTAAATATATAGTCTTCTACTTCTTCACGTGCTTTAGGGAAGTCCTTCATATCAGGATCAAAAATGAGGTACATTAAGGCGCCGCCACCGCCGCCACCCATCATTATTGCAGAAGGATCAACATTTTTAGGATCATTGATAGAGACTTGTAAAATATCAACGTCTTTGCGTTTCATTAATTCTTTTTCTACTTTTGCCACATTTGCTTCTGTATCTTTCATTAGCTCACCTG of Lysinibacillus agricola contains these proteins:
- a CDS encoding response regulator, translating into MDEINVLLIEDDPMVREVNRQFIEQIKGFSLIGYAGNGIEGFEKIKQLNPELVFMDIFMPEQDGIITLGKIREEHLPVDVIAVTAANDMPTVQRILHLGVYDYIMKPFTFERIEQTLMNYQAYKKKISDMQDLTQHDVDHLMQQRISEQIAVPSVTETIIINELPKGFNRATLDKVLAYIQESNEAVSAEEVSTYIGTARVTARRYLDFLEKQNLLKVDIQYGSVGRPIHRYYI
- the mprF gene encoding bifunctional lysylphosphatidylglycerol flippase/synthetase MprF, with product MFNVRKEALLKFLKILFPIALLAIAIYEILQTISGIDVHLLRKEVNELQIWELLFILFITFCAITPMIFYDVILVKILGIKINNRILLNHSFIVNTFSNLIGFGGLVGVFLRNYFYSKYKEDKEYLLKTIASVTLFYLTGISLLVWIMYIFFWDFPLLKEVRWLSIAVILVSLYVPVFIAMHIIRYKKTSSLNPKIALQLIVTSVAEWFAVFLVIWILTFILNIPIELSALIPIFLIASSAGIVSMIPGGVGSFDLVFLWGTQSVGIADEKVLFLLILYRVGYFVLPFLVSSFLFIKEYWKRWNQSWDDLPNVIFQRLSHMLLTILVFISGIVLLLSASVPGVLTRLKIAQEFLSSPIMNVSHQMTVAAGFILLGLCRGIKYKVKRAYQLTIIVLSSSALFSIFKGLDYEEAIFLMIVTGLLIASKKQFYRESYVLTWGIVLFDLAAVTIITVMYLLIGYVNLPTSKIHIPATLQVYIITDYRDLFYSAVIGILIAIVIFYIGYFIRAPKKMEKLLSSEQEDTIKNHLMTYKGTEYSHLIFLHDKFVHWNEKGTVLFSYQIYADKIVVLGDPVGNESDFLSAIQEFLELADKHGYTPVFYEINNKIFSSLHEHGYSFFKLGEEAFVDLEKFTLVGKGMKGSRAIKNKFERENFTLELISPPYSQEVMNELEEVSMKWLQGRAEKGFSLGFFDEHYLNTSKIVVLRGAEEVIGFASIMPMYDNGERISVDLMRFKPGAPSGTMDFIFLSLFEWAKAQGYRVFNMGMSPLSNVGQSRYSFLSEKIAAQIFLHGQHFYHFKGLKNFKLKYADFWEPKYVAYRKKSSLPFTMAQVTLLIGKRRR
- a CDS encoding S66 family peptidase codes for the protein MRIPNKLTVGDEIRIIAPSRSAAIITVEGAEQTKKKLGELGFTVSYGRHIFECDLQNSTSIEHRVADIHDAFHDENVKAVLTVIGGFNCNEVLPYLDYDMIANNPKIFCGFSDITASATAITKKCGFITYSGPHFSSFRMEQAQDYQLIYFQQCLMNNTPYTIKASSVWSDDAWYLDQHNRHFEAASWKVYSDGKASGQLYGGNLCTLNLLQGTPYMPDLSNSILFVEDDELVNPEIFARDFTSSVMANNTAGVALYEKMGFEIEGTKRHSLYVDGEYMDEYYMSKLL
- a CDS encoding S66 family peptidase, which produces MNPIRNSSSINIGIFSPSSPASVSALSRYKRAKAFLEQRNINLIEGGLTGKSDIYRSGTPKERAEELNELLRNPNVHIIMSTIGGTNSNSVLPYIDYEAFQNNPKIVVGYSDATTILLALYAKTGITTFYGPALVPSFGEFEPLVNDTYQFFENYFFKSQALPYEIPMPTYWSDEPVNWLEKTVEKKLYKNEWVTVREGVAEGRLIGGNVNAMYGFIGTPYFPNIKNGDILLIEDCGKNTAIVEKNFAMLKLHGVFEKISGIILGKHECYDDLETGRIPYEVLLEQLDGIDIPILAEFDICHTHPMHPIAIGKQVRLDATAKKVYCIENWL